The following coding sequences lie in one Vicugna pacos chromosome 5, VicPac4, whole genome shotgun sequence genomic window:
- the FAM237A gene encoding protein FAM237A, translating into MADPGNRGVIYRPLSFTSSLLIVGMCCVSPFFCHSQTDLLALNQADPQCWESSSVLLLEMRKPRISNTVSGFWDFMIYLKSSENLKHGALFWDLAQLFWDIYVDCVLSRNHGLGRRQLAGEEGKISAVHPQHTEKKQGAYSEQPRIPSLKKKELIEDLISMHIRRNGSKFTGKVTTGLEIKRK; encoded by the exons ATGGCTGATCCTGGGAACAGAGGAGTGATCTACCGCCCCTTGAGTttcacctcctccctgctcatTGTGGGAATGTGCTGTGTGTCTCCTTTCTTCTGTCATAGCCAGACAGATCTGCTGGCTCTTAACCAAGCTGATCCACAGTGCTGGGAATCTTCTTCAGTGCTCCTCCTGGAAATGCGGAAGCCTCGAATTTCCAACACTGTATCAGGTTTCTGGGATTTTATGATCTACCTGAAGTCATCAGAGAACTTGAAGCATGGGGCATTGTTTTGGGATCTGGCCCAGCTCTTCTGGGACATCTATGTGGACTGTGTCCTTTCCAGAAACCATGGCTTAGGAAGGAGGCAATTggctggagaggaagggaagatCTCAGCAGTGCATCCacagcacacagagaaaaaacaaG GTGCATATTCTGAGCAACCAAGAATCCCTTCCCTAAAGAAGAAAGAGTTGATTGAAGACTTGATAAGCATGCACATACGCAGGAATGGGTCTAAGTTCACTGGGAAAGTGACCACTGGCctggaaattaagagaaaataa